A single window of Lacerta agilis isolate rLacAgi1 chromosome 12, rLacAgi1.pri, whole genome shotgun sequence DNA harbors:
- the HHATL gene encoding protein-cysteine N-palmitoyltransferase HHAT-like protein isoform X1: MGIKAQLPTYELGLYALVVAGAIVYSGQEIFESSRESMNRKAFRENIKPGWHYFGRKMDAADFEWAMWFSSFRNFIIFALSGHILFAKICSMTTPQHRSVVYMAYGLLAVLGTMGSTYLMIVLSHCFVIYTVSLVKQKWLCFMAGLCSLASFKVEPLSTWQNGFVTGTFDLQDVLFYGGTCFSIMRCMSFALENCERKEGNYSIFALLKYNFYLPFFFFGPVMTFDRFYDQVHISEMRRKDYEMWHICVHAFVHLVAIMAVDAFFHFFYILTLPSDMKFVNHLSDWALAGLAYSNLVYDWVKAAVMFGVINTIARLDHLDPPQPPKCITMLYVFAETHFDRGINDWLCKYVYDYIGGNHDNILKELVATIATFLVTTLWLGPCEIVYIWSICNCFGLNFELWVQQFFQLKPFAAIEAGMSEAMSRRIRGFFGAANFWAIVLYNILALNSLEFAILVATRILQTGFPLSTLSIWFITYCGVQLIKERERFLALQEEKGDKDKTE, translated from the exons ATGGGCATTAAAGCACAGCTGCCCACTTACGAGCTGGGGCTCTACGCTCTGGTCGTGGCTGGTGCCATCGTTTACAGCGGGCAGGAGATCTTCGAAAGCTCCAGAG aaaGCATGAACCGAAAAGCTTTCCGAGAGAACATTAAACCAGGATGGCATTACTTTGGCAGGAAAATG GATGCAGCTGACTTTGAATGGGCCATGTGGTTTTCTTCCTTCAGAAACTTCATCATCTTTGCCCTATCCGGGCATATCCTCTTCGCCAAGATCTGTTCCATGACGACTCCTCAA CACAGGTCTGTGGTCTACATGGCGTACGGGCTACTGGCCGTGCTGGGAACAATGGGCAGCACTTACCTGATGATTGTCCTGTCCCACTGCTTCGTCATCTACACCGTCTCGCTGGTTAAACAGAAGTGGCTGTGCTTCATGGCGGGTCTTTGCAGTCTGGCTTCCTTCAAGGTGGAGCCGCTCAGCACCTGGCAG AATGGGTTTGTAACAGGAACTTTTGATCTTCAAGATGTTCTCTTTTACGGAGGAACCTGCTTCAGCATCATGCGCTGCATGAGTTTTGCCCTGGAGAACTGCGAGAGGAAGGAAGGCAACTATTCCATCTTCGCCCTCCTGAAATACAATTTCTacctccccttctttttcttcgGACCTGTCATGACCTTTGACCGGTTCTATGACCAG GTGCACATCAGTGAGATGCGGCGCAAAGACTATGAGATGTGGCACATCTGTGTCCATGCTTTCGTCCATCTTGTGGCCATCATGGCAGTGGATGCCTTTTTCCACTTCTTCTATATTCTGACCCTTCCTTCGGACATGAAGTTTGTCAACCACCTCTCAGATTGGGCGTTGG CTGGCCTGGCTTACTCCAACCTGGTCTACGACTGGGTAAAAGCCGCGGTGATGTTTGGGGTCATCAACACCATCGCCAGACTGGATCACCTGGACCCCCCTCAGCCGCCCAAATGCATCACCATGCTCTACGTCTTTGCAGAAAC GCACTTCGACAGAGGGATTAACGACTGGCTATGCAA GTACGTCTACGATTATATCGGGGGCAATCACGACAACATCTTGAAGGAGCTGGTGGCCACCATCGCCACCTTTCTAGTGACCACCCTCTGGCTTGGTCCTTGCGAAATAGTTTACATCTGGTCCATTTGCAACTGCTTCGGCCTCAATTTCGAGCTGTGGGTGCAGCAGTTCTTTCAGCTGAAGCCGTTTGCCGCTATAGAG GCCGGAATGTCGGAGGCAATGTCTCGGCGGATCAGGGGCTTCTTTGGTGCAGCGAACTTCTGGGCTATCGTTCTATACAACATCCTTGCCCTCAATAGCCTCGAATTCGCCATTCTTGTTGCCACGAGAATTCTCCAAACAG GTTTCCCCCTCAGCACATTATCCATCTGGTTCATCACTTACTGCGGTGTGCAGCTGATCAAGGAGAGAGAACGTTTCCTGGCTCtccaggaggagaaaggagacaaGGACAAGACAgagtaa
- the HHATL gene encoding protein-cysteine N-palmitoyltransferase HHAT-like protein isoform X2, with translation MNRKAFRENIKPGWHYFGRKMDAADFEWAMWFSSFRNFIIFALSGHILFAKICSMTTPQHRSVVYMAYGLLAVLGTMGSTYLMIVLSHCFVIYTVSLVKQKWLCFMAGLCSLASFKVEPLSTWQNGFVTGTFDLQDVLFYGGTCFSIMRCMSFALENCERKEGNYSIFALLKYNFYLPFFFFGPVMTFDRFYDQVHISEMRRKDYEMWHICVHAFVHLVAIMAVDAFFHFFYILTLPSDMKFVNHLSDWALAGLAYSNLVYDWVKAAVMFGVINTIARLDHLDPPQPPKCITMLYVFAETHFDRGINDWLCKYVYDYIGGNHDNILKELVATIATFLVTTLWLGPCEIVYIWSICNCFGLNFELWVQQFFQLKPFAAIEAGMSEAMSRRIRGFFGAANFWAIVLYNILALNSLEFAILVATRILQTGFPLSTLSIWFITYCGVQLIKERERFLALQEEKGDKDKTE, from the exons ATGAACCGAAAAGCTTTCCGAGAGAACATTAAACCAGGATGGCATTACTTTGGCAGGAAAATG GATGCAGCTGACTTTGAATGGGCCATGTGGTTTTCTTCCTTCAGAAACTTCATCATCTTTGCCCTATCCGGGCATATCCTCTTCGCCAAGATCTGTTCCATGACGACTCCTCAA CACAGGTCTGTGGTCTACATGGCGTACGGGCTACTGGCCGTGCTGGGAACAATGGGCAGCACTTACCTGATGATTGTCCTGTCCCACTGCTTCGTCATCTACACCGTCTCGCTGGTTAAACAGAAGTGGCTGTGCTTCATGGCGGGTCTTTGCAGTCTGGCTTCCTTCAAGGTGGAGCCGCTCAGCACCTGGCAG AATGGGTTTGTAACAGGAACTTTTGATCTTCAAGATGTTCTCTTTTACGGAGGAACCTGCTTCAGCATCATGCGCTGCATGAGTTTTGCCCTGGAGAACTGCGAGAGGAAGGAAGGCAACTATTCCATCTTCGCCCTCCTGAAATACAATTTCTacctccccttctttttcttcgGACCTGTCATGACCTTTGACCGGTTCTATGACCAG GTGCACATCAGTGAGATGCGGCGCAAAGACTATGAGATGTGGCACATCTGTGTCCATGCTTTCGTCCATCTTGTGGCCATCATGGCAGTGGATGCCTTTTTCCACTTCTTCTATATTCTGACCCTTCCTTCGGACATGAAGTTTGTCAACCACCTCTCAGATTGGGCGTTGG CTGGCCTGGCTTACTCCAACCTGGTCTACGACTGGGTAAAAGCCGCGGTGATGTTTGGGGTCATCAACACCATCGCCAGACTGGATCACCTGGACCCCCCTCAGCCGCCCAAATGCATCACCATGCTCTACGTCTTTGCAGAAAC GCACTTCGACAGAGGGATTAACGACTGGCTATGCAA GTACGTCTACGATTATATCGGGGGCAATCACGACAACATCTTGAAGGAGCTGGTGGCCACCATCGCCACCTTTCTAGTGACCACCCTCTGGCTTGGTCCTTGCGAAATAGTTTACATCTGGTCCATTTGCAACTGCTTCGGCCTCAATTTCGAGCTGTGGGTGCAGCAGTTCTTTCAGCTGAAGCCGTTTGCCGCTATAGAG GCCGGAATGTCGGAGGCAATGTCTCGGCGGATCAGGGGCTTCTTTGGTGCAGCGAACTTCTGGGCTATCGTTCTATACAACATCCTTGCCCTCAATAGCCTCGAATTCGCCATTCTTGTTGCCACGAGAATTCTCCAAACAG GTTTCCCCCTCAGCACATTATCCATCTGGTTCATCACTTACTGCGGTGTGCAGCTGATCAAGGAGAGAGAACGTTTCCTGGCTCtccaggaggagaaaggagacaaGGACAAGACAgagtaa